In the genome of Rhizobium etli 8C-3, one region contains:
- the apaG gene encoding Co2+/Mg2+ efflux protein ApaG, with product MYRALTRDIEVVVEPFYLEEQSDPDDDRYVWGYRIVISNNSDLTVRLINRYWNITDQNGLVDEVTGPGVVGEQPRLEPGDTYEYSSGCPLDTPSGLMFGHYQMETEDGELFDVEIPAFSLDSPGLLRVLN from the coding sequence ATGTACCGCGCCCTCACACGAGATATCGAAGTTGTCGTCGAGCCATTTTATCTGGAGGAGCAATCCGATCCGGATGATGATCGCTATGTCTGGGGCTATCGGATCGTGATCAGCAATAATTCGGACCTGACGGTGCGGCTCATCAATCGCTACTGGAACATCACCGATCAGAACGGCCTGGTGGACGAGGTGACCGGTCCTGGCGTCGTCGGCGAGCAGCCCCGGCTGGAACCTGGCGACACCTACGAATACTCCTCCGGATGTCCGCTCGATACGCCTTCTGGCCTCATGTTCGGGCACTACCAGATGGAAACGGAGGACGGCGAGCTTTTCGATGTCGAAATACCCGCCTTCTCGCTGGACTCTCCCGGGCTGCTCAGGGTGCTGAATTGA